A single Ignavibacteriota bacterium DNA region contains:
- the hisA gene encoding 1-(5-phosphoribosyl)-5-[(5-phosphoribosylamino)methylideneamino]imidazole-4-carboxamide isomerase, producing MRIIPAIDIIEGKCVRLTKGDYETKIIYNENPLEVAIEFEDNGMNFLHLVDLDGAKSKHIVNHKILEQIASRTNLKIDFGGGLRSNEDIAIAFNSGASQITGGSIAVHDKTLFLSWLSRYGSDKIVLGADCNEWKISTNGWLNQSTINIIDFIKGYEQSGIQYVISTDISKDGMLQGTSNDLYADILKATNVKLIASGGVSSIQDLNDLKIIGCEGVIIGKAIYEGKITLKELTGLC from the coding sequence ATGAGAATCATTCCGGCAATAGACATCATTGAAGGAAAATGTGTTCGCTTAACCAAGGGTGATTATGAGACCAAAATCATTTACAACGAAAATCCTTTGGAGGTTGCCATTGAATTTGAAGACAATGGAATGAATTTTCTTCATCTGGTAGATTTAGATGGAGCAAAATCAAAGCACATTGTGAATCATAAAATCTTGGAACAAATCGCCTCTCGTACAAACTTAAAAATAGATTTCGGCGGTGGGCTAAGGAGTAATGAAGATATAGCAATAGCTTTTAACAGTGGCGCTTCTCAAATCACGGGAGGAAGTATTGCTGTACATGATAAAACATTGTTTCTCTCGTGGTTATCTCGGTATGGCTCCGATAAAATAGTATTGGGTGCCGATTGTAATGAATGGAAAATTTCAACTAACGGCTGGTTAAATCAATCAACAATTAACATAATTGATTTTATCAAAGGCTACGAGCAAAGTGGAATTCAATATGTTATTAGCACCGATATTTCAAAAGATGGAATGTTGCAAGGAACTTCCAATGACTTATATGCTGATATACTGAAAGCAACAAATGTAAAATTGATTGCAAGCGGTGGAGTATCATCAATTCAAGATTTGAATGATTTGAAAATAATTGGTTGCGAAGGCGTTATTATCGGTAAAGCCATTTATGAAGGGAAAATCACCTTAAAAGAACTTACGGGATTATGTTAA
- the hisF gene encoding imidazole glycerol phosphate synthase subunit HisF, with translation MLKKRIIACLDIQDGRTVKGVNFINIIDAGDPVELAKRYVQEGADELVFLDITATIEKRKNLSSLVTKIAAEINIPFTVGGGINSLEDVAIIIQSGADKISLNSSAVKRPELITEIAEQYGNQCVVVAIDTKFLNNEWIVFIHGGKTPTRLKTIDWAKQAEASGAGEILLTSMNNDGTKDGFAIDITNQVSKIVTIPVIASGGAGLKVHFKNVFEQTQASGALAASVFHFGEISIPELKIYLKKQNIEVR, from the coding sequence ATGTTAAAAAAAAGAATTATAGCATGTCTTGACATTCAAGATGGGAGAACCGTAAAAGGAGTCAATTTCATTAACATCATAGATGCCGGCGACCCGGTTGAATTAGCAAAAAGATATGTACAAGAAGGCGCTGATGAATTAGTTTTTTTAGACATCACGGCGACTATTGAAAAAAGAAAAAACTTGTCCTCATTAGTTACAAAAATTGCCGCTGAAATCAATATTCCATTTACCGTTGGTGGTGGAATCAATTCGCTGGAAGATGTGGCAATCATCATTCAATCTGGTGCGGATAAAATTAGTCTTAATTCTTCGGCAGTAAAACGACCTGAACTAATAACTGAAATAGCAGAACAATATGGAAATCAATGTGTAGTTGTAGCCATTGACACTAAATTCCTGAATAACGAATGGATTGTTTTCATTCATGGCGGAAAAACACCTACACGCCTAAAAACTATTGATTGGGCAAAACAGGCAGAGGCATCAGGCGCTGGAGAAATATTGCTGACCTCTATGAATAACGATGGAACCAAAGATGGTTTTGCCATTGACATAACAAATCAAGTAAGCAAAATTGTAACTATTCCTGTCATCGCTTCCGGTGGTGCGGGTTTAAAAGTACATTTCAAAAACGTGTTTGAACAAACCCAAGCAAGCGGAGCTTTAGCCGCAAGTGTATTTCACTTTGGAGAAATCTCCATTCCAGAACTTAAAATTTATTTAAAAAAACAAAATATTGAAGTACGATGA
- the hisD gene encoding histidinol dehydrogenase produces the protein MKKIVNPEKQHWVELSKRPIKSSQDLEKIVYSIFENIRENGDKALLEYTSLFDNVTLNSIVVEYQKIEDALNTVSLELKEAIALAKGNIEKFHASQIQEKKIIETTKGVKCWRENRPIEKIGIYIPGGSAPLFSTVLMLGIPAILAGCKEIVLCTPPGSNGEIDPAILFTANLIGIKSIFRVGGIQAIGALTFGTESISKVDKIFGPGNQYVTAAKQIAQRYGVAIDLPAGPSEVLVIADKYCNPEFVAADLLSQAEHGADSQVILLSDNEQVILDTIACLEEQLDTLPRKDIIEAAMKNSKAILLKNLHDCIEFSNVFAPEHLLLSIEYPESLIDKINNAGSVFLGNYSCESAGDYASGTNHTLPTNGYARNYSGVSIDSFVKKITFQELSKEGLHNIGSVIEIMAEAEQLIAHKNAVTIRLKTL, from the coding sequence ATGAAAAAAATAGTTAATCCCGAAAAACAACACTGGGTTGAATTATCAAAAAGACCAATTAAATCATCTCAGGATTTAGAAAAAATAGTTTACAGTATTTTCGAAAACATACGAGAAAATGGAGACAAAGCGCTTCTTGAGTACACTTCACTTTTTGATAATGTGACTCTGAATTCCATCGTTGTCGAATATCAAAAAATCGAAGACGCATTGAATACAGTTTCACTAGAACTCAAAGAGGCAATTGCCTTAGCCAAAGGAAATATTGAAAAATTTCATGCCTCTCAGATTCAAGAAAAAAAAATTATCGAAACTACAAAAGGGGTGAAATGCTGGAGAGAGAACAGGCCCATCGAGAAGATAGGAATCTATATTCCGGGTGGTTCGGCTCCTCTTTTTTCCACCGTTTTGATGTTGGGGATACCAGCAATACTAGCAGGTTGTAAGGAAATCGTACTTTGTACACCACCCGGTAGCAATGGTGAAATAGATCCGGCTATTTTATTTACAGCCAACTTAATAGGTATTAAATCAATATTTCGCGTTGGCGGCATTCAAGCAATCGGGGCTTTAACTTTTGGTACCGAAAGCATTTCTAAAGTAGATAAAATATTTGGACCCGGAAATCAATATGTAACTGCGGCAAAACAAATTGCTCAAAGATATGGTGTGGCTATTGACTTGCCAGCGGGCCCGAGTGAAGTATTAGTCATCGCTGATAAATATTGCAATCCTGAATTTGTAGCAGCCGATTTATTATCACAAGCCGAACATGGTGCTGATAGTCAAGTAATTCTTTTGTCAGACAACGAACAAGTTATTTTAGATACTATTGCATGTTTGGAAGAGCAGTTGGATACATTGCCCAGAAAAGATATCATAGAAGCGGCAATGAAAAATAGCAAAGCAATTCTGTTAAAAAATCTACACGATTGCATTGAGTTCAGTAATGTATTTGCACCCGAACATTTACTCTTATCTATAGAATATCCCGAGTCGTTGATTGATAAAATCAACAATGCCGGTTCAGTTTTTTTAGGGAATTACAGTTGCGAAAGCGCAGGTGATTATGCCAGCGGAACAAATCACACGTTACCCACTAATGGTTATGCCCGTAATTATAGTGGCGTTTCAATAGATAGCTTCGTAAAAAAAATCACCTTTCAAGAACTTAGTAAAGAAGGACTTCATAACATTGGATCTGTTATTGAAATTATGGCGGAAGCCGAACAATTGATAGCCCATAAAAATGCTGTTACAATTCGATTAAAGACTTTATAA
- a CDS encoding glycosyltransferase family 2 protein, with protein sequence MTEQNQEVQQNNNNSQSEGEQREQRPQSQDRRFRDRRERGERPERGERERGRDNRRQGRNGRPSVEREPRDERQREERQDERRQDERQQGGQTELSVIIPLLNEEQSLRELYGKLRDALSRGGYEIIFIDDGSTDGSLRVLHELRARDRRVKIIRFRRNFGKSAALAAGFKHAKGNYIVTMDADLQDDPAEIPNLINELKKGFDLVSGWKRKRKDPISKTIPSKFFNFVTSVMTNIKLHDFNCGLKAYRKEVVKSVKVYGELHRYIPVLAHWQGFKVGEIQVKHSPRKYGKTKFGIGRFWKGFLDLLTVLFTTRYIQRPLHLFGFWGSVSSLSGFLVCMYLVFEWFAGRTALSNRPLFLAGVMMIIVGVQFISLGLLGEMIAKTRLEGDDEYSISEFWK encoded by the coding sequence ATGACTGAACAAAATCAAGAAGTACAACAAAATAACAATAATTCTCAATCCGAAGGGGAACAGCGGGAACAACGACCACAAAGTCAAGACCGCAGATTCAGAGACCGGAGAGAACGAGGAGAGCGACCGGAGAGAGGCGAACGTGAACGAGGGAGAGATAATCGAAGACAGGGAAGAAACGGACGACCATCGGTTGAGCGGGAACCGAGAGATGAGAGGCAACGGGAAGAACGTCAGGATGAACGACGACAAGATGAAAGACAACAGGGCGGGCAAACGGAATTGAGTGTCATTATTCCTCTATTGAATGAGGAACAATCTCTTCGTGAACTTTACGGAAAGTTACGCGATGCACTTTCGAGAGGCGGGTACGAAATAATTTTTATTGATGACGGAAGCACCGATGGTTCGCTTCGTGTTCTTCACGAATTGAGAGCCAGAGACCGTCGTGTCAAGATTATTCGTTTCAGAAGAAATTTCGGAAAGTCAGCCGCGCTTGCCGCCGGATTCAAACATGCAAAAGGAAATTACATCGTAACGATGGATGCTGATTTGCAGGATGACCCGGCAGAAATTCCGAATCTCATCAATGAATTGAAAAAGGGATTTGATTTGGTTTCCGGATGGAAGAGAAAACGGAAAGACCCGATTTCGAAAACGATTCCTTCGAAGTTTTTCAACTTCGTTACGTCGGTGATGACCAATATTAAACTGCACGATTTCAATTGCGGATTGAAAGCATACCGGAAAGAAGTTGTGAAGTCGGTGAAAGTGTATGGTGAACTTCACCGGTATATTCCCGTCCTTGCACATTGGCAAGGATTCAAGGTCGGTGAGATTCAGGTAAAACATTCACCACGAAAATACGGAAAGACAAAGTTTGGTATCGGAAGATTCTGGAAAGGATTTCTCGATTTACTGACCGTGTTATTTACAACCCGGTACATTCAACGTCCGCTCCATTTGTTCGGATTCTGGGGTTCGGTTTCTTCGCTTTCAGGTTTTCTGGTTTGCATGTATTTGGTATTTGAATGGTTTGCAGGTCGGACGGCGTTGAGTAATCGCCCCCTCTTTCTTGCCGGCGTGATGATGATAATTGTCGGTGTGCAGTTTATCTCGCTCGGTTTACTTGGCGAGATGATTGCCAAAACACGGCTTGAAGGTGATGACGAATATTCCATCAGTGAATTTTGGAAGTAA
- the hisC gene encoding histidinol-phosphate transaminase: MFDLNKIIRPNIHTLKPYSSARDEFSGKEGVFLDANENPFGELNRYPDPHQNELKKKLAQLKGTTTENIFIGNGSDEVIDLAFKLFCNPGIDKALIFSPTYGMYEVSANINNIELIKLPLNNEFQINIAAVTNYLFDEQVKLIFICSPNNPTGNCINTKDIEFILVNFQGVVMIDEAYIDFSEKTSWLEQLNQYSNLIVIQTFSKAWGLAAARVGIAYSTMAIIQFFTKVKPPYNVSLLNQQAAIDALSKKEEFEKNKKIILTEKRMLEAALRDSSLIKRIYPSDANFLLVEVIDANQIYSDLVRRKIITRNRHSVIYNCIRITVGSPEENQALINALREMSK; encoded by the coding sequence ATGTTCGATTTAAATAAAATCATCCGCCCTAACATTCACACACTCAAACCTTACTCAAGCGCCAGAGATGAATTTTCCGGTAAAGAAGGCGTTTTTTTAGATGCTAACGAAAATCCTTTTGGAGAATTAAATCGCTATCCCGATCCGCATCAAAATGAACTGAAAAAGAAACTTGCCCAATTAAAAGGAACGACTACGGAAAATATTTTTATCGGCAATGGAAGCGATGAAGTTATTGATTTGGCTTTTAAACTATTTTGCAATCCAGGGATTGATAAAGCCCTGATTTTCTCACCGACTTACGGAATGTATGAAGTATCAGCAAATATCAACAATATTGAATTGATTAAACTACCCCTGAATAATGAATTTCAAATAAATATAGCAGCCGTAACAAACTATCTTTTTGATGAACAGGTGAAATTAATTTTTATCTGCTCACCCAATAATCCAACAGGTAATTGCATCAATACTAAAGATATTGAATTTATCTTGGTGAATTTTCAAGGTGTAGTGATGATTGATGAGGCGTATATTGATTTTAGTGAAAAAACTTCTTGGCTTGAACAATTGAACCAGTATTCTAATTTGATTGTAATTCAAACATTTAGCAAAGCATGGGGCTTAGCGGCTGCAAGAGTTGGAATAGCGTATTCTACTATGGCAATCATTCAATTCTTTACTAAAGTAAAACCTCCTTATAATGTTAGCCTGCTCAATCAACAAGCGGCAATCGATGCCCTGTCTAAAAAAGAGGAGTTTGAAAAAAATAAAAAAATCATTTTAACGGAAAAGAGAATGCTGGAAGCCGCACTTCGTGATAGTAGCCTCATAAAACGAATATATCCCTCTGATGCTAATTTTCTCTTGGTTGAAGTCATTGATGCTAACCAAATTTACAGTGATTTAGTGCGTAGAAAAATCATTACCCGAAATAGACATAGTGTAATCTATAATTGTATCAGGATAACAGTGGGAAGCCCGGAAGAAAATCAAGCATTAATAAACGCTTTAAGAGAAATGTCAAAATGA
- the hisB gene encoding bifunctional histidinol-phosphatase/imidazoleglycerol-phosphate dehydratase HisB has product MKKVLFIDRDGTLVIEPPIDSQLDRLEKLEFYPCVFQYLSRIAKELDYDLVMVTNQDGLGTASFPEDTFWPSQNKIIQAFQNEGVVFSEILIDKSLPADNSPTRKPGTAMLTHYMNGKYDLDNSYVIGDRLTDVQLAKNLQCQSIFLGKEKNTGATLTTSSWEHIYQYLKEKPRTAKTVRKTSETEISVVLNFDGSGNSIISTGIRFFDHMLEQISKHGNIDLEISVIGDLDIDEHHTIEDVAITLGTTFIQALGDKKGIQRFGFLLPMDDCLAQVAIDFGGRPYLVWDAKFTREKIGEMPTEMFMHFFKSFSDNAKCNLHIKAEGGNEHHKIESIFKAFAMAIKMAVSKTNNFSIPSTKGSL; this is encoded by the coding sequence ATGAAAAAAGTACTTTTTATAGATAGAGATGGAACGCTTGTTATTGAACCTCCTATTGATTCCCAGTTGGACAGATTGGAAAAATTGGAATTTTATCCTTGCGTTTTCCAATACCTATCTCGAATTGCAAAAGAATTAGATTACGATTTAGTCATGGTAACCAACCAGGACGGTTTGGGCACAGCATCATTCCCCGAAGACACTTTTTGGCCAAGTCAGAATAAAATTATTCAGGCTTTTCAAAATGAAGGTGTCGTATTTTCTGAAATCCTTATTGACAAAAGTCTTCCGGCAGATAACTCACCTACTCGTAAACCGGGAACTGCAATGCTTACCCATTATATGAACGGGAAGTATGATTTAGATAATTCATACGTTATTGGGGACAGACTTACAGATGTACAATTGGCGAAAAATTTACAGTGTCAATCTATATTTTTAGGTAAAGAAAAAAATACGGGAGCTACTTTAACAACTTCAAGTTGGGAACATATTTATCAGTATCTAAAAGAAAAACCCAGAACTGCCAAAACAGTAAGAAAAACTTCGGAAACAGAAATTAGCGTCGTACTAAACTTTGATGGTTCCGGGAACAGTATTATTTCAACCGGAATAAGATTTTTCGATCACATGTTAGAACAAATTTCAAAACATGGAAATATAGATTTGGAAATTAGTGTTATTGGAGATTTAGACATTGACGAACACCATACTATTGAAGATGTAGCCATCACCTTAGGAACCACATTCATACAAGCGCTTGGAGACAAAAAAGGAATACAACGCTTTGGCTTTTTACTTCCTATGGATGATTGTTTGGCACAAGTGGCTATTGATTTTGGCGGTCGTCCTTATTTAGTGTGGGATGCAAAATTCACGCGAGAAAAAATTGGTGAAATGCCTACTGAAATGTTCATGCATTTTTTTAAATCATTCAGCGACAATGCTAAATGCAACCTTCATATAAAAGCAGAAGGTGGAAATGAACACCACAAAATTGAGTCTATCTTTAAGGCTTTTGCAATGGCGATTAAAATGGCTGTTAGTAAAACAAATAATTTTTCTATTCCTAGCACTAAGGGGAGTTTATGA
- a CDS encoding S8 family serine peptidase — protein sequence MRVFRFITSLIIFSLLVLPSIVLAQKSWLEQFSIEKANQWQKDRLVAESIATKLKMPVRAERKDGSTFELQRFENGRPVIFKTDNINAAKTISTNKVQPGGSSGYNLTGATDTLGEWDAGGIKTTHQEFTGRVIQSQGGLHQHSTHVAGTMIAAGVTANAKGMAYQAKLKAYDWNSDDAEMATAASAGMKVSNHSYGTITGWDFDYFGDGQYAWFGDTLISKTEDYSFGYYDNDAKTWDDIAYNAPNYLIVVSAGNDRGEGPYYALSHWIFASGQWRWVYGQRDEDGGSTGYDCISGTSLSKNVLSVGSVKDLTSGYTNASAVLAESYTAWGPTDDGRIKPDVVANGQSLYSTLETSTTAYGSLSGTSMASPSVAGSVGLLLEQQKRMQGTIPLRSSTMKAILIQTADEAGSATGPDYSFGWGLVNTNKAVQLMKQDSIDGYGSHIQEQQLTQGGTYEIQLSSSGTQALRATLCWTDPSGTIRPIALDDTTRMLVNDLDLRIIKNATGTTYSPWVLDVFNPANAATTGDNNRDNVEQVYVASPSKGTYTLRVTHKGTLTGGAQNFSLVISGNIFNIGQLAHFQTDTVKISLLPNDATTKTFRLFNNGDDTLTYSTSYTPPMWMTISNDAGEIVEYDSSLLQLNINTQDLSMWTTYNSSFTLTTNDPAQTTKTIYVVLNTLGPLISAPPSSVVIETELAQIKYDTIALSNDGYSALNYLITSSSSMMASGGSVFPSWLTVSSDNGTLAPDESLDIVLTFDPTSVPVGDYSTTLYFFSNDSLSGTLETTLDFHVASRRVISVDVTSRWNIVSVPIKAFSFAKTALFPSAISDAFKYADGYFSQATLETGNGYWMKFNSVETIPVDGYLLLNDSIDVVNGWNIIGSLSYPVDVATITSEPAGLVTSEFVGFENGYFSSDSIMPGKAYWVKVSGNGKLLLSTNPLLNASNRIHIIPTTELPPPPPEGDGNDNHPVKPSEFALEQNYPNPFNPTTNFGLRIADFSANGGSASGGGFVTLKVFNVIGVEVATVLNEAMEPGVYNIQWNASALPSGLYFYKLTAGSFTDVKKLILMK from the coding sequence ATGAGAGTCTTTCGATTCATTACTTCGCTCATCATTTTTAGCCTGCTCGTTCTTCCCTCCATAGTTCTTGCTCAGAAAAGTTGGCTTGAACAATTCTCAATAGAAAAAGCAAATCAATGGCAGAAAGACCGACTCGTTGCTGAATCAATAGCAACGAAATTGAAAATGCCTGTTCGGGCAGAACGCAAAGATGGTTCAACCTTCGAACTCCAACGCTTTGAAAACGGCAGACCCGTTATTTTTAAGACAGATAATATCAACGCGGCAAAAACAATTTCAACTAATAAAGTTCAACCCGGTGGCAGTTCGGGTTACAACTTAACCGGTGCAACAGATACATTAGGTGAATGGGATGCAGGTGGCATCAAGACAACGCATCAGGAATTCACCGGCAGAGTAATTCAATCGCAAGGAGGTCTGCATCAACACTCCACTCACGTAGCGGGAACCATGATTGCGGCAGGCGTAACAGCCAATGCAAAAGGAATGGCATATCAGGCAAAATTAAAAGCGTATGATTGGAACAGTGATGATGCGGAAATGGCTACAGCCGCATCCGCAGGGATGAAAGTCTCTAACCATTCGTATGGAACAATTACCGGATGGGATTTCGATTATTTCGGGGACGGGCAATATGCCTGGTTCGGTGATACACTGATTAGTAAAACGGAAGATTATTCTTTCGGGTATTATGATAACGATGCAAAAACATGGGATGATATTGCGTACAATGCACCAAACTATTTAATTGTTGTTTCCGCAGGGAATGACAGAGGTGAAGGTCCTTATTATGCGCTCAGCCACTGGATATTTGCAAGTGGTCAATGGCGTTGGGTCTATGGACAACGGGATGAAGATGGTGGCTCCACAGGTTACGATTGTATTTCCGGCACAAGTCTTTCAAAAAATGTTCTCTCTGTCGGGTCTGTAAAAGATTTGACGAGTGGTTATACGAACGCTTCCGCAGTGTTGGCAGAATCCTACACGGCATGGGGACCAACAGATGATGGACGTATCAAACCCGATGTCGTTGCGAATGGACAATCGTTGTATTCAACCCTTGAAACATCAACCACTGCTTATGGTTCTTTGTCCGGTACTTCGATGGCTTCACCATCAGTTGCCGGTTCTGTCGGCTTATTGCTTGAACAACAAAAACGGATGCAGGGAACAATTCCGCTTCGTTCATCAACAATGAAAGCGATTCTCATTCAAACTGCTGATGAAGCAGGAAGCGCAACCGGTCCTGATTATTCATTTGGATGGGGATTAGTCAATACAAACAAGGCAGTTCAATTGATGAAGCAAGATTCGATTGACGGTTACGGCTCGCATATTCAGGAACAGCAACTCACGCAAGGTGGAACGTATGAAATTCAACTTTCTTCAAGCGGAACACAAGCGTTACGCGCGACACTCTGCTGGACAGACCCTTCAGGGACAATTCGTCCCATTGCTCTCGATGATACCACAAGAATGTTAGTGAACGACCTTGATTTGAGAATCATCAAAAATGCAACCGGCACAACATACTCTCCCTGGGTGTTGGATGTATTCAATCCCGCGAACGCCGCAACAACCGGAGATAATAATCGTGATAACGTCGAGCAAGTGTATGTCGCTTCTCCTTCAAAAGGAACTTATACTCTCCGTGTGACGCACAAAGGAACGCTCACGGGCGGCGCACAAAACTTCTCACTCGTCATTAGCGGCAACATATTCAACATCGGACAGTTGGCGCATTTCCAAACAGACACAGTAAAGATTTCACTCCTGCCGAACGATGCGACAACCAAAACATTTCGCCTGTTCAATAACGGAGACGACACACTGACGTACAGCACAAGTTACACACCACCGATGTGGATGACCATTTCGAACGATGCCGGTGAGATTGTCGAATATGATTCATCCTTGCTCCAATTAAACATCAACACACAGGATTTAAGTATGTGGACGACGTACAACAGTTCATTTACTCTTACCACGAACGATCCGGCTCAAACGACAAAGACAATTTATGTCGTGTTGAACACGCTCGGACCGCTCATCTCGGCTCCTCCATCTTCCGTTGTGATTGAAACAGAATTAGCACAAATCAAATATGATACAATAGCGCTTTCAAACGATGGATATTCCGCACTGAATTATCTCATCACTTCAAGTTCTTCCATGATGGCTTCCGGCGGTTCTGTATTTCCATCATGGTTAACCGTTAGTTCTGATAACGGAACACTGGCTCCGGATGAATCGCTTGACATCGTTCTCACTTTTGACCCTACATCCGTTCCTGTCGGAGATTATTCAACAACACTCTACTTCTTCAGCAATGATTCGTTGTCAGGAACATTAGAGACAACTCTTGATTTTCATGTTGCTTCACGCAGGGTTATTTCGGTTGATGTCACTTCAAGATGGAATATTGTGTCTGTTCCAATCAAAGCATTTTCATTTGCTAAGACGGCGCTTTTCCCGAGTGCAATTTCTGATGCGTTCAAGTACGCCGACGGATACTTCAGTCAAGCAACACTTGAAACCGGAAATGGATATTGGATGAAATTCAATTCTGTCGAAACAATACCGGTTGATGGCTACTTGCTTCTCAATGATTCAATAGATGTTGTAAACGGTTGGAATATTATCGGCTCACTTTCTTATCCTGTTGATGTCGCAACAATCACCAGTGAACCGGCAGGACTTGTCACAAGTGAATTTGTTGGATTTGAGAACGGATATTTTTCCTCCGATTCAATCATGCCGGGAAAAGCATATTGGGTGAAAGTTTCCGGCAACGGAAAATTATTGCTTTCAACCAATCCGCTCCTGAATGCCTCAAACAGAATTCACATTATTCCAACGACTGAGTTACCGCCCCCACCGCCTGAAGGCGATGGCAATGACAATCATCCGGTAAAACCAAGTGAATTTGCTCTCGAACAGAATTACCCCAATCCGTTTAACCCGACGACAAATTTCGGATTGCGAATTGCGGATTTCTCAGCCAACGGCGGCTCCGCTTCTGGCGGAGGATTTGTGACATTGAAAGTATTTAATGTCATAGGAGTGGAAGTTGCCACCGTTCTCAATGAAGCAATGGAACCGGGAGTGTATAACATTCAGTGGAATGCAAGTGCATTGCCAAGCGGATTATATTTCTACAAACTCACCGCCGGTTCGTTTACGGATGTGAAGAAATTAATTTTGATGAAGTGA
- the hisH gene encoding imidazole glycerol phosphate synthase subunit HisH: protein MIAIIQYNAGNVTSVKNAITRLGHECIITDNKEEILNAKKVIFPGVGEASSAMKYLRERELDKTILSLEQPSLGICLGLQLMCSFSEEANTECLGIFDSRVRKFPSKEKVPHMGWNDFTFTKGELFNGIEKTDNVYYVHSYYADICPQTIAECNYSVSFSAAIQKNNFYATQFHPEKSAAVGERILKNFLAL, encoded by the coding sequence ATGATAGCAATCATACAATACAACGCGGGGAATGTTACATCAGTAAAAAATGCGATAACAAGACTCGGTCACGAGTGCATTATTACCGACAATAAAGAAGAGATACTTAATGCTAAAAAAGTGATCTTTCCCGGTGTGGGTGAAGCAAGTTCGGCTATGAAGTATTTAAGAGAACGGGAACTCGACAAAACAATTCTGTCTTTAGAACAACCTTCGTTAGGCATTTGTTTGGGCTTACAATTGATGTGTTCATTTTCTGAAGAAGCAAATACAGAATGTCTTGGTATATTTGATTCCAGGGTAAGAAAATTTCCATCCAAAGAGAAAGTGCCGCATATGGGCTGGAATGATTTTACTTTTACAAAAGGTGAGCTATTTAATGGAATTGAAAAGACAGATAATGTCTATTATGTGCATAGTTATTATGCTGATATTTGTCCGCAAACTATAGCCGAGTGTAATTATAGCGTATCCTTTAGCGCGGCTATTCAGAAAAACAATTTTTATGCTACCCAGTTTCACCCTGAAAAATCTGCCGCCGTTGGCGAAAGAATCCTTAAAAACTTTTTAGCATTATGA
- a CDS encoding ATP phosphoribosyltransferase, whose translation MNKIKIAIQKSGRLSEKSLELLKNCGIKLSNGDRKLKTEAQNFPIEVLFLRDNDIPQYIEQGVADIGILGENEVWETDKNINILEKLGFAVCKLSLAIPKEENYTGLSYFNNKKVATSYPKIISKFFEEHNIAVEIEEIGGSVEIAPSIGLADGIFDIVSSGSTLLMNGLKEVEIVLKSEAVLISNKNLNEEKKLILDKLLFRINAVRKSSENKYILLNAPNEAISKISSILPGMKSPTILPLAAKGWSSIHSVVKEDEFWDIIDQLKSLGAEGILVVPIEKMIV comes from the coding sequence ATGAATAAAATAAAAATTGCAATTCAAAAAAGTGGCCGTTTAAGTGAAAAATCACTCGAACTGCTAAAAAATTGTGGCATTAAATTATCTAACGGTGATAGAAAGCTAAAAACAGAAGCACAAAATTTTCCGATAGAAGTGCTGTTTCTTCGAGATAATGATATTCCACAATACATAGAGCAAGGCGTCGCCGATATCGGCATCTTGGGCGAGAATGAGGTTTGGGAAACCGATAAAAATATAAACATTTTAGAAAAACTTGGTTTTGCTGTATGTAAATTATCGTTAGCGATTCCGAAAGAAGAAAACTATACGGGGCTGTCGTATTTCAATAATAAAAAAGTAGCAACTAGTTATCCAAAAATCATTAGTAAGTTTTTTGAAGAACACAATATTGCCGTTGAGATTGAAGAGATTGGAGGAAGTGTAGAAATTGCCCCAAGTATCGGATTGGCAGATGGAATTTTTGATATCGTAAGTTCGGGCAGTACTCTTTTAATGAATGGGTTAAAAGAAGTTGAAATTGTATTGAAAAGTGAGGCGGTACTTATCAGTAACAAAAACTTAAATGAGGAAAAAAAACTCATTCTTGATAAGTTATTATTTAGAATTAATGCTGTTCGTAAATCATCTGAAAATAAATACATTTTGCTTAACGCTCCCAACGAAGCTATATCAAAAATTTCAAGCATACTTCCCGGTATGAAAAGCCCAACTATTTTACCTCTTGCTGCAAAAGGTTGGAGTAGTATCCACTCGGTGGTAAAAGAAGATGAGTTTTGGGATATTATAGACCAATTAAAAAGTCTTGGCGCCGAAGGAATATTGGTTGTACCTATTGAAAAAATGATTGTGTAA